One genomic window of Arachis stenosperma cultivar V10309 chromosome 10, arast.V10309.gnm1.PFL2, whole genome shotgun sequence includes the following:
- the LOC130956644 gene encoding uncharacterized protein LOC130956644, with product MRTHLASLQASSDIECQVVSAICLILNQKKEKRFHAQIYCLPPDIVSMALSDHPKGEFISPKTNREFRVEAYPNFIPFIDRKKLSSHPYIFAPVCHSGHWWLWLINTRTRKCQILDPLHKKAPSHERKDINKFTGYVFSRLIAYAGGKPLEKGEKEKEIKAPYVKISGQKTSYDCAIYVMKWLELIEPENIKKGKYEWDNWTQEEVDHYRVEYASRILFSELNRQRDQVIRESSAIRLSKPSSVLLSPFCQINSEDIETG from the exons ATGAGAACGCACCTTGCATCCCTCCAGGCAAGCAGTGATATAGAATGTCAG GTTGTATCTGCCATCTGCCTCATCCTAAaccagaaaaaggaaaagaggtttcatgcacaaatatactgtctccccccagatattgtg AGCATGGCACTTTCTGATCACCCAAAGGGGGAATTCATATCTCCGAAAACGAACAGAGAATTCAGGGTGGAAGCCTACCCCAATTTCATTCCCTTCATAGAtaggaaaaaattaagttcgCATCCATAT ATTTTTGCTCCTGTTTGCCACTCGGGACATTGGTGGTTATGGCTGATAAATACAAGAACGCGGAAATGTCAAATACTTGACCCGCTGCACAAAAAAGCTCCAAGCCATGAGAGAAAGGACATTAATAAATTCACT GGATATGTATTTTCGAGATTGATAGCATATGCCGGCGGGAAACCTCTCGAGAAAGGCGAAAAGGAGAAGGAAATTAAAGCCCCATATGTTAAAATTTCAGGCCAAAAAACAAG CTATGACTGCGCTATTTACGTAATGAAGTGGCTTGAGTTAATAGAGCCGGAAAACATTAAAAAGGGGAAGTATGAATGGGATAACTGGACACAG GAGGAGGTGGACCACTACAGAGTGGAATATGCTTCCCGGATACTATTTAGTGAGTTGAATAGACAGAGAGATCAGGTAATTAGAGAGAGTAGTGCTATAAGGCTGTCGAAGCCATCCTCTGTATTATTGAGTCCGTTCTGTCAGATTAATTCTGAGGATATAGAAACTGGGTAG